A genomic region of Glycine max cultivar Williams 82 chromosome 15, Glycine_max_v4.0, whole genome shotgun sequence contains the following coding sequences:
- the LOC100819193 gene encoding uncharacterized protein isoform X2, whose amino-acid sequence MDSDGGSKLTGIRQIVKIKEMLQKWQSVTLGPKPCNSLSDHVANDDGSISPLINKRVVNVISDNEDSCQSPAEPLPPADVPKGYLAVYVGPELRRFIIPTSYLSHSLFIVLLEKAAEEFGFDQSGGLTIPCEIETFKYLLKCMENEQKEQLGDSAPGSSRTVEE is encoded by the exons ATGGATAGCGATGGAGGCTCCAAATTGACTGGGATTAGGCAGATTGTGAAGATAAAGGAAATGCTCCAGAAGTGGCAAAGTGTGACATTAGGCCCAAAACCTTGCAATTCCCTTTCTGATCATGTGGCTAATGATGATGGAAGCATATCACCATTGATCAACAAAAGGGTAGTGAATGTGATATCGGACAACGAAGACAGTTGCCAAAGTCCTGCAGAACCGCTTCCGCCAGCTGATGTTCCAAAAGGGTACTTGGCAGTGTATGTTGGACCTGAGCTTAGGAGGTTCATCATTCCCACCAGCTACCTTAGCCACTCTCTCTTCATAGTTTTGCTGGAAAAGGCTGCAGAGGAATTCGGGTTTGATCAGAGTGGTGGCCTCACCATCCCATGTGAGATTGAGACCTTCAAGTACCTGCTCAAGTGCATGGAGAATGAGCAGAAAGAGCAACTCGGTGACAGTGCCC CTGGAAGCTCAAGGACTGTGGAAGAGTAA
- the LOC100819193 gene encoding uncharacterized protein isoform X1, which translates to MDSDGGSKLTGIRQIVKIKEMLQKWQSVTLGPKPCNSLSDHVANDDGSISPLINKRVVNVISDNEDSCQSPAEPLPPADVPKGYLAVYVGPELRRFIIPTSYLSHSLFIVLLEKAAEEFGFDQSGGLTIPCEIETFKYLLKCMENEQKEQLGDSARKLFALIWKLKDCGRVSSYSHISARAKS; encoded by the exons ATGGATAGCGATGGAGGCTCCAAATTGACTGGGATTAGGCAGATTGTGAAGATAAAGGAAATGCTCCAGAAGTGGCAAAGTGTGACATTAGGCCCAAAACCTTGCAATTCCCTTTCTGATCATGTGGCTAATGATGATGGAAGCATATCACCATTGATCAACAAAAGGGTAGTGAATGTGATATCGGACAACGAAGACAGTTGCCAAAGTCCTGCAGAACCGCTTCCGCCAGCTGATGTTCCAAAAGGGTACTTGGCAGTGTATGTTGGACCTGAGCTTAGGAGGTTCATCATTCCCACCAGCTACCTTAGCCACTCTCTCTTCATAGTTTTGCTGGAAAAGGCTGCAGAGGAATTCGGGTTTGATCAGAGTGGTGGCCTCACCATCCCATGTGAGATTGAGACCTTCAAGTACCTGCTCAAGTGCATGGAGAATGAGCAGAAAGAGCAACTCGGTGACAGTGCCCGTAAGTTATTTGCATTAAT CTGGAAGCTCAAGGACTGTGGAAGAGTAAGTAGCTATTCCCATATTTCTGCACGTGCAAAATCATAG